A genomic window from Ananas comosus cultivar F153 linkage group 22, ASM154086v1, whole genome shotgun sequence includes:
- the LOC109727218 gene encoding uncharacterized protein LOC109727218 — MAATWKVRAIARSFEKLFSNQIPRDPAPISLFPSAATRRGVHASAYDKNADEHVQASVVPDDVIENGKPDKYWGPHPETGVFGPAEPNSGSTGKPASGNDPASVLEQKVWFRPHEDIDKPPHN, encoded by the exons ATGGCAGCGACTTGGAAGGTGCGAGCGATCGCTAGAAGCTTCGAGAAGCTCTTTTCCAACCAGATCCCGCGAGATCCCGCTCCGATCTCGCTCTTCCCCTCCGCGGCGACGAG GAGGGGAGTGCACGCATCGGCCTACGACAAGAACGCCGATGAGCATGTGCAGGCGAGCGTGGTGCCGGATGATGTGATTGAGAACGGCAAGCCTGATAAGTATTGGGGCCCTCACCCTGAGACTGGCGTGTTTGGGCCGGCCGAACCCAACAGTGGCTCCACCGGCAAGCCAGCCAGTGGGAATGATCCAGCCTCAGTGTTGGAGCAGAAGGTGTGGTTCCGCCCCCACGAAGACATCGATAAGCCTCCGCACAACTAA
- the LOC109727499 gene encoding DNA topoisomerase 2-like — protein MVDGLKPGQRKILFCSFKRNFVKEAKVAQFSGYVSEHSAYHHGEQSLASTIIGMAQDFVGSNNINLLQPNGQFGTRNQGGKDHASARYICTSLSPLTRFLFPKDDDILLDYLNEDGQSIEPTWYIPIIPMVLINGSEGIGTGWSSFVPNYNPRDIIANVRRLLNDEPMQPMDPWYRGFKGLIEKSATKEAGVTYTITGIIEEVDNTTLRIMELPVRRWTQDYKEFLEALMTGNDKVKEPFIKDYREHNDDTTVHFEVTLTEENLNIALQEGLEKKFKLTTTIGTTNMHLFDSNGVIKKYDTPEQILEDFFHLRLEFYEKRKKVLLDNLEMDLLKLDNKVRFILGVVRGEIIVNNRKRAELFIELHQKGFTPFPKKSKGIDVAIVGATTEEEENEESPEMGKGGVRASDYEYLLSMAIGTLTLEKVQELCGERDKLESEVEELRKATPRSLWLKDLDALERELEEQERKDAEADGARRAMRAKNIGAAAASKQGAKKPRKNTSKAVESDDEDEVLELKERLAAYNLNSSPDHSGNFK, from the exons ATGGTTGATGGCCTCAAACCAGGCCAGAGAAAGATTTTGTTTTGCTCATTCAAGCGGAACTTTGTGAAGGAGGCTAAG GTTGCCCAGTTCTCTGGTTATGTTTCCGAGCATTCAGCATACCACCACGGTGAGCAGAGTCTTGCTAGTACCATTATTGGAATGGCTCAAGATTTTGTGGGCAGCAACAACATAAACCTTCTGCAGCCTAACGGACAGTTTGGCACCAGAAACCAG gGAGGAAAAGATCACGCTAGTGCAAGGTATATCTGCACTAGCCTTTCACCCCTAACTCGGTTCTTGTTCCCAAAGGACGATGATATTCTTCTTGATTACTTGAATGAAGATGGCCAGTCGATTGAACCCACTTG GTATATTCCCATTATACCTATGGTTCTAATCAATGGAAGTGAAGGGATTGGTACAGGATGGAGCTCTTTCGTTCCTAACTACAACCCTAGGGACATAATCGCTAATGTGAGAAGGTTGTTAAATGATGAACCAATGCAGCCCATGGACCCATGGTATAGGGGATTCAAG GGTCTCATAGAGAAATCAGCTACAAAGGAAGCTGGTGTGACTTACACCATTACTGGTATTATAGAGGAAGTTGACAACACAACACTGAGGATCATGGAGCTTCCTGTTCGCAGATGGACCCAGGATTATAAGGAATTTCTCGAGGCCCTAATGACTGGCAATGATAAAGTCAAGGAACCATTCATAAAG GATTATCGAGAGCACAATGATGATACAACAGTGCACTTCGAGGTTACGTTAACAGAGGAAAACTTGAATATTGCCTTACAAGAAGGTCTTGAGAAGAAATTTAAGCTCACTACCACAATTGGAACTACTAACATGCACCTATTTGATTCCAATGGTGTTATCAAGAAATATGATACCCCAGAGCAGA TTCTTGAGGATTTTTTCCATCTAAGGCTTGAGTTTTATGAGAAACGAAAG AAAGTACTCTTAGACAATCTTGAGATGGATTTACTAAAGCTGGATAACAAAGTGAGATTCATACTTGGTGTAGTCCGAGGTGAAATTATAGTTAATAATAGGAAGAGAGCAGAACTATTCATTGAGCTGCACCAGAAAGGCTTCACTCCTTTCCCTAAGAAATCGAAGGGCATCGATGTTGCCATCGTGGGGGCCACcactgaagaagaagaaaatgaagagagtCCAGAAATGGGGAAAGGCGGAGTGAGAGCTAGtgattatgaatatttgctctCCATGGCCATCGGTACATTGACACTGGAAAAGGTCCAGGAGCTATGTGGAGAAAGAGACAAGTTGGAGAGTGAGGTTGAGGAATTGAGAAAGGCCACGCCGAGGTCTTTGTGGTTGAAAGATCTTGATGCTCTTGAAAGAGAGCTAGAA gagcaagaaagaaaagatgcTGAAGCTGATGGGGCAAGGCGAGCGATGAGAGCCAAGAACATTGGAGCTGCTGCAGCCTCCAAACAAGGAGCAAAGAAACCAAGAAAGAACACT TCTAAGGCAGTTGAGAGTGATGATGAGGATGAAGTACTCGAGTTAAAAGAGCGTCTGGCCGCTTATAACCTCAATTCTTCTCCCGATCATTCTGGTAATTTTAAATGA
- the LOC109727217 gene encoding DNA topoisomerase 2-like: protein MEIEGLVSQVEPEKEPSKGAAARKAPAAITHLSDEDGDDDQMPTILEGNDDDDDDDEFELLEEAAPKEKKPARGRKPADDKLKAAVGTRKRGPAQNKPALTQKLITQVLTPSEKAKIASPKKKVRKTRASPFNKKSGTLLGNRILSSSVSSEDSGGHASEGSPAEVVALVNRPKRNNIQRAVYIDSDSEGEEEQPITDDSDFAEDED, encoded by the coding sequence ATGGAGATCGAAGGCCTGGTAAGTCAAGTAGAACCAGAGAAAGAACCAAGCAAAGGAGCTGCTGCAAGAAAAGCACCAGCAGCCATAACACATCTTTCCGATGaagatggtgatgatgatcaGATGCCAACAATTCTTGAAGgcaatgatgatgatgatgatgatgatgagttTGAGCTATTGGAAGAAGCAGCACCCAAAGAGAAGAAACCAGCTAGAGGGAGAAAGCCAGCTGATGATAAGCTGAAAGCTGCGGTGGGCACAAGAAAAAGGGGGCCAGCACAAAACAAGCCTGCTCTAACTCAGAAGCTGATCACACAAGTGCTTACGCCTTCAGAAAAAGCCAAGATAGCTTCCCCAAAGAAGAAGGTGAGAAAAACGAGAGCTTCTCCCTTCAATAAGAAGAGTGGTACGTTATTGGGCAATAGGATCCTTAGTTCTTCTGTGAGCAGTGAAGATTCTGGTGGACATGCTTCTGAGGGCAGTCCAGCAGAAGTCGTTGCTCTAGTGAACCGACCTAAGAGAAATAACATACAAAGAGCGGTTTACATAGATAGCGATTCTGAAGGGGAAGAAGAGCAACCTATTACTGatgattcagattttgcagaGGATGAAGATTAA
- the LOC109727649 gene encoding 39S ribosomal protein L41-A, mitochondrial-like, with the protein MPLGLIIGLGRAMRRKRTSSLNILSSKRGPRDYYKGKNCKPTGFHTRKGGYVVMDEKLPRYVVPDLTDFKLKPYVSQCARDVTASSTTAESTEPAK; encoded by the exons ATGCCGTTGGGATTGATCATAGGATTAGGTAGGGCAATGCGTAGGAAGCGAACGTCGTCACTTAATATATTATCTTCAAAAAGAGGGCCTCGAGATTATTACAAGGGGAAAAACTGCAAGCCTACCGGTTTCCATACTCGCAAAG GTGGATATGTTGTGATGGATGAAAAGTTGCCACGTTATGTCGTCCCAGATTTGACCGACTTTAAG CTGAAGCCGTACGTGTCGCAGTGTGCAAGGGACGTCACCGCATCCTCCACCACTGCAGAATCCACCGAACCGGCTAAGTAG
- the LOC109727228 gene encoding uncharacterized protein LOC109727228 isoform X2: MQHRPPRPRYGRGGGGGGGGGGGAAPPRGGGGSFFPTTINPTLHNLNLPFVPNLQYHVNPTNLPQHHLQNPSFPIHANSFITQNPGPTPSAAQQALLERAEAAAAKAHEDLLSAGETVSAWKVSQAVLASLKADSWSSLGFQLQDVRRIRELFAKEGKVNTFIHCFVAAHQITSLYDLEAEICKNEGIQRFDELRLGPLSCYPLVVHYFSVNSESVEVFKISTEEIIGFLHTFMSKSKTKINVEEFLDFVAKEKSVAKKEKLGVRIQSLGLHISYIRQAKRTKANALKDSVKQYTYYSGDTDLSEDKRFHVEKQILDNRFDFMTKRVKSFSSTWGDFGSKHIRFDSTDDEPDYDDSSDDGGDNATHCQHPSTFSNKERDKRVSSCPYPSTTEEMVRLGLKAEANKKAAPANRKLMGSSIKTSSGKRRKRKSEEERDNSGRLCKVAKKEQVELDDQGKLYGFTITKDKMETFVATWKEACREHSVAKVLDLMLKFYTETPGKRKKKSFSSYPGIGLLNVAVMAMKSGMLNSLYDAFQNFGETGLTNPSSATSSKLIEISPPTNENTTYDTLESTGVTVDDIITKVSDYFECNNLIPREKDSHLEHKLLSLEKFHDCEMWVANQFSIKQFSSLGYGNFLVFLEKYASRLPFSLSISISRRLGSPSSLEVSMLQKQLCVFLSQAETNWLGDGVVANNDILKLFQKQFPTLSFHLVGDECEKCLCDYIRVQKESEKPNNVLFSVTLLGKKWIGNSSECYDIPTLEVADLNCEVNGQSYSGREVTSQEAIDCLLKAPMLSDLMFWSHWDAVYAPSLGSLLEWLLNKVHVRELACIATRDGKFIKVDSSVTVDQFLEAFIQRSSFQVAVKLLSILYLYNGTKNVPLSLLKCYAQRATDVIINSSNDPPDLINANGSLRKNLSEIDNAVSSVARFILECLSHLPSEFLSFAAEILLAGLKPFAKNAYLALLTESSGTYQRSMLHDIGLSLGITEWINDYYEFSSTAVADLIRKQDASLSSSSDMELNKTSVVSSVSVHSFLTGQNYESSSEVIGRRRRKTDSSLADGHNEAFDVGGRIVTRAAIDIPSMLEDKNLEEANMIIESIRREEFGLDPNLTYSENCLLKKQHARLGRALHCLSQELYSQDSHLLLELVQNADDNIYAEDVEPTLVFILQEAGIVVLNNEQGFSAQNIRALCDIGNSTKKGSNAGYIGHKGIGFKSVFRVTDAPEIHSRGFHIKFDITEGQIGFVLPTTVSPCDISLFSRLLSAEDYQSDHPSWNTCILLPFRAKFLDGTGIRSIISMFSDLHPSLLLFLHRLQCIKFKNLLNDSILVMRRISLGNGIVKVSHGNKTMTWLVVKKTLECSIIRHDVQTTEIDMAFTLQESDNGEYRPHLTQQPVFAFLPLRNYGLKFIIQGDFVLPSSREEVDGDSAWNQWLLSQLPSLFVGAEESFCALPCFQKNPGKAITAFMSFVPLVGEVHGFFSQLPHMIISKLRATSCLVLDSPDLKWVHPCSVLRGWDPQARMLLSDSLLEKHLGIGFLSKDVILSDSLAKNLGIQDYGPKILSDIMLSICCIDGGIKSMGLDWLSAWLVTLHSTLLAYSSGNISSYTSLESDIISCLRKIPFIPLSDGSYSSVSDGPIWLPCDVLSIGLEGKHSVKDFPGLYAKLRIISPLLLSAVATTDTYTMEEIRVDKLMEILHKVGVQKLSAHEIIMSQILVALSEDIRTKNEDQSVMIEYLSFIMLHFQSPCASCHTEKPDIISELRRKPTLLTNHGYKCPSDEPIHFGKEYGNPINIAKLVGALDIKWIELDVAYLKHPSTRSLPFGSTRWREFFQELGVTDFVQVIRVEKRASDVICTSDCDLSTSASVVNDWESPELVNMLSLFSSKKYRKISIYLLEVLDKFWDDCYSAYARICITSVDSEDKGTIESSLLKSICKMRWIGSSMDEELHYAKDLYYDCESVRSLLGNMAPYAVPKVSSKLFLNDVGLKTQVLPDDALIILNSWSISKGPFRASILQMSNLYTFISNSVAVSKVNMNLQFLSSAFIFVPFLGAPSNEVVSGAFLTPKDVYWHDPTGCFDMAKKYSTVEKTSCFLSKMLAAVYPSLHEFFVKVCVVPDVPPFCSYVDILQQLSSVALPSQAAYSFFRVLVRWADDLNSGIAKSEDILYLKEILQKWESAILPTLQDKWVSLHHSFGLICWADDEELKQQFKNSHGVDFLQFGELSTEDKEVLAGKVAKLMDSLGISALSKVVSKEAIIYGMEDNKSKVCLIDWVLPYAQRYIFKSYPAVYLNMKQLGFNKLSQLQIVVVEKLYYKHTLRGHESSSRKRFECSCLLQVLNRTAYDLDVPY, encoded by the exons ATGCAACATCGTCCGCCACGGCCACGGtacggccgcggcggcggaggtggcggaggcggaggcggtggcgcTGCTCCTCCTCGCGGCGGTGGGGGAAGCTTCTTTCCTACCACCATCAATCCTACTCTCCATAACCTCAATCTCCCCTTCGTCCCCAATCTCCAGTACCACGTAAACCCTACCAACCTCCCCCAGCACCacctccaaaaccctagtttcccCATCCACGCCAATTCCTTCATCACCCAAAACCCTGGTCCCACGCCCAGCGCCGCCCAGCAAGCTCTGCTGGAGAGGGCCGAGGCCGCCGCGGCGAAGGCTCACGAGGATCTCCTCTCGGCCGGAGAGACCGTGTCGGCGTGGAAGGTGTCGCAGGCGGTTCTTGCCTCACTGAAGGCCGATTCTTGGAGCTCGCTAGGGTTTCAGCTTCAGGATGTCCGGCGTATTCGCGAGCTTTTTGCGAAGGAGGGAAAG GTGAATACTTTCATACACTGCTTTGTTGCGGCACATCAAATCACATCACTATATGACTTGGAGGCCGAGATATGCAAGAATGAGGGCATTCAGCGGTTTGATGAGCTCAGGTTGGGACCTCTTTCCTGCTACCCACTTGTTGTGCATTACTTTTCAGTTAATTCGGAGTCAGTGGAGGTGTTCAAAATAAGTACTGAGGAAATTATTGGGTTTTTGCACACCTTTATGAGCAAGTCCAAGACGAAGATTAATGTGGAGgagtttttggattttgttgctaaagagaAGTCTGTTGCAAAAAAGGAGAAGCTTGGTGTGCGGATTCAGAGTTTGGG gTTGCATATTTCGTATATTCGCCAGGCCAAGAGAACCAAAGCCAATGCTCTCAAGGACTCAGTGAAGCAATATACTTACTACAGTGGAGATACTGATTTGTCAGAAGATAAGCGTTTTCATGTGGAAAAGCAAATTCTTGACAACAGGTTTGATTTTATGACTAAACGTGTCAAATCATTTTCTTCTACATGGGGTGATTTTGGTTCTAAACACATCCGCTTTGATTCTACGGATGATGAGCCTGACTACGACGACAGTAGTGATGATGGGGGTGATAATGCCACTCACTGCCAGCATCCGAGTACCTTTTCTAACAAGGAAAGAGATAAACGTGTAAGTAGCTGTCCTTATCCATCGACGACGGAAGAGATGGTTCGGCTTGGGTTGAAAGCTGAAGCAAATAAAAAAGCAGCTCCTGCGAATCGTAAGTTAATGGGGAGTAGTATTAAAACTTCCTCtggaaagagaaggaaaaggaaatctGAGGAAGAGAGGGACAACTCTGGTCGATTATGCAAAGTCGCCAAAAAGGAACAAGTTGAACTTGATGATCAGGGAAAATTGTATGGTTTTACTATCACAAAGGATAAAATGGAGACATTTGTAGCAACCTGGAAAGAAGCATGCCGTGAACATTCTGTTGCTAAG GTCCTTGATCTGATGCTGAAGTTCTATACAGAAACTCCtggaaaaaggaagaaaaagtcTTTCTCGTCGTACCCTGGCATTGGATTGCTTAATGTTGCT GTTATGGCCATGAAAAGTGGAATGTTGAATAGTCTTTATGATGCCTTCCAAAATTTTGGCGAAACTGGATTAACTAATCCAAGTTCAGCGACCTCTTCTAAGCTGATAGAAATCAGCCCTCCGACTAATGAAAATACTACCTATGATACTTTGGAGAGCACAG GTGTCACAGTTGATGATATCATCACCAAAGTTTCTGACTATTTTGAGTGTAATAATTTAATCCCAAGAGAAAAAGACTCACATTTGGAGCACAAACTGCTGTCCTTAGAGAAGTTTCATGATTGCGAGATGTGGGTGGCAAATCAATTTTCTATCAAGCAATTTAGTTCTCTTGGTTATGGAAACTTCCTTGTGTTTTTGGAGAAGTATGCTTCTAGACTACCATTCTCGTTATCTATTTCTATAAGTAGGAGACTTGGTAGTCCATCTTCTTTGGAAGTCTCCATGCTTCAGAAACAGCTTTGCGTTTTTCTCTCACAAGCTGAGACCAACTGGTTAGGCGATGGTGTTGTTGCTAACAATGATATATTAAAGCTTTTCCAGAAGCAATTCCCAACATTAAGTTTCCATCTGGTGGGAGATGAATGTGAGAAATGCCTTTGCGATTATATTAGAGTGCAGAAAGAAAGCGAAAAGCCAAATAATGTTCTTTTCTCCGTCACCTTGTTAGGGAAAAAATGGATAGGTAATTCATCAGAATGCTATGATATACCTACGTTAGAAGTTGCAGATTTAAACTGTGAAGTCAATGGCCAATCTTATTCTGGTAGAGAAGTCACCTCACAAGAAGCAATTGACTGCTTGCTTAAGGCACCAATGTTGTCAGATTTAATGTTCTGGTCACATTGGGATGCTGTATATGCTCCCTCACTTGGTTCACTCTTAGAATGGTTGCTGAACAAAGTCCATGTTAGAGAGTTAGCGTGTATAGCAACAAGGGATGGGAAGTTCATTAAGGTTGATTCTTCGGTCACTGTTGATCAGTTTTTAGAAGCTTTTATTCAGCGCTCTTCATTCCAGGTAGCAGTCAAATTATTATCCATCTTATACTTGTACAATGGCACCAAGAATGTGCCACTATCCCTTCTTAAGTGCTATGCCCAGCGAGCAACTGATGTGATAATAAATAGCTCAAATGATCCACCAGATTTAATAAATGCAAATGGGAGCTTGCGCAAGAATTTATCAGAAATCGATAATGCTGTTAGCTCAGTGGCAAGGTTTATACTTGAATGTCTCAGCCACTTACCTTCAGAATTCTTGAGTTTTGCTGCAGAGATACTGCTTGCAGGACTTAAACCTTTTGCGAAAAATGCTTATTTGGCTCTACTAACTGAGAGTAGTGGTACATACCAACGTTCCATGCTTCATGACATTGGATTATCACTAGGAATAACGGAATGGATCAACGATTACTATGAGTTCAGTTCAACAGCAGTTGCCGATTTAATCAGGAAGCAAGAcgcttctttgtcttcttcatCTGACATGGAGTTAAATAAAACATCAGTTGTTTCTAGTGTCTCAGTTCATTCGTTTCTGACAGGTCAGAACTATGAATCTTCCAGTGAGGTCataggaagaaggagaaggaaaacaGATTCCTCTTTAGCTGATGGGCACAATGAAGCATTTGATGTTGGTGGAAGAATTGTTACTAGAGCAGCTATTGATATACCTAGCATGTTGGAAGATAAGAATCTCGAAGAGGCGAATATGATAATCGAGTCCATTAGACGTGAAGAATTTGGTTTAGACCCAAATCTTACCTATTCTGAGAACTGCTTGCTGAAGAAGCAGCATGCTCGCCTTGGTAGAGCACTTCATTGTCTCTCACAGGAGCTATATTCTCAGGATTCACATCTTCTTCTTGAGCTT GTACAAAATGCTGACGACAATATTTATGCGGAAGATGTGGAGCCAACATTAGTATTCATTCTTCAGGAGGCTGGTATTGTTGTCTTAAATAATGAACAGGGATTCTCTGCTCAAAATATCAGAGCACTTTGTGACATAGGAAACTCAACAAAGAAAGGATCAAATGCGGGATACATCGGTCACAAAGGCATTGGATTCAAATCGGTCTTTCGG GTGACCGACGCTCCAGAGATTCATTCTAGGGGCTTTCATATCAAGTTTGATATAACTGAAGGTCAAATTGGTTTTGTTTTGCCAACTACAGTTTCACCTTGTGACATCAGCTTGTTTAGTAGGTTGTTATCTGCTGAGGATTACCAAAGTGATCACCCCTCTTGGAACACCTGTATTTTACTTCCGTTCAGAGCTAAATTTCTTGATGGCACAGGCATACGTTCCATCATATCAATGTTTTCTGATCTCCATCCTTCTTTGTTACTCTTCCTTCATCGCCTTCAATGTATCAAGTTCAAGAATTTGCTTAATGATTCAATTCTGGTTATGAGAAGAATCTCTCTTGGTAATGGCATTGTTAAAGTTTCTCATGGCAATAAGACAATGACTTGGTTGGTAGTAAAGAAGACGCTAGAGTGTAGTATCATCCGCCATGATGTGCAAACTACAGAAATTGACATGGCCTTCACTCTTCAGGAATCTGACAATGGTGAGTATCGGCCTCATCTTACTCAACAGCCGGTTTTTGCTTTTCTTCCTTTGAGAAATTAcggtttaaaatttattattcaagGAGATTTTGTTTTACCTTCTTCAAGAGAAGAAGTAGATGGGGACAGTGCGTGGAACCAGTGGTTGTTATCCCAACTCCCTTCTCTCTTTGTTGGTGCAGAAGAATCCTTCTGTGCTCTCCCTTGTTTCCAGAAGAACCCAGGAAAAGCTATCACAGCCTTTATGAGCTTTGTTCCGCTTGTGGGGGAAGTTCATGGATTTTTCTCTCAGCTTCCTCACATGATAATCTCCAAGTTACGTGCAACAAGCTGCTTGGTTTTAGATTCTCCAGATTTAAAATGGGTTCATCCATGCAGTGTTCTCAGAGGTTGGGATCCGCAGGCACGCATGCTGTTATCTGATAGCTTACTTGAGAAACACCTCGGGATTGGCTTTCTAAGTAAGGATGTCATTTTATCTGACTCATTAGCCAAAAACCTTGGTATTCAGGATTATGgacccaaaattttatctgatatCATGCTATCTATATGTTGCATTGATGGTGGCATTAAGTCAATGGGTCTGGATTGGCTGTCTGCTTGGCTTGTTACGCTTCACTCAACACTTTTAGCCTACTCCTCTGGGAATATATCTTCATATACTAGTTTGGAAAGTGATATTATATCTTGTCTCAGAAAAATTCCGTTCATTCCACTTTCAGATGGCTCATATAGCTCTGTTTCTGATGGCCCTATATGGTTACCTTGTGATGTTTTGTCTATTGGACTTGAAGGTAAACATAGTGTCAAAGATTTCCCTGGATTGTATGCCAAACTTCGAATTATTAGTCCTCTCCTCCTCTCAGCAGTGGCTACAACTGATACATATACAATGGAAGAGATTAGAGTGGACAAACTAATGGAGATTCTGCATAAAGTTGGTGTGCAAAAGTTATCTGCTCATGAAATTATAATGAGTCAGATCTTAGTGGCCTTATCTGAGGATATACGCACTAAAAATGAGGACCAGAGTGTGATGATTGAATATTTATCATTCATTATGCTTCACTTCCAAAGTCCCTGTGCAAGTTGCCATACTGAAAAACCAGACATCATCTCAGAACTTCGCAGAAAACCTACTTTGTTAACAAATCATGGATACAAGTGCCCAAGTGATGAACCAATACACTTTGGTAAAGAATATGGAAATCCCATTAATATAGCAAAGCTAGTTGGTGCTTTGGATATtaaatggattgaacttgatgTTGCCTATTTGAAGCATCCTAGTACTCGGTCATTACCATTTGGTTCAACAAGGTGGAGGGAATTCTTCCAGGAACTGGGTGTCACTGATTTTGTTCAAGTAATCCGTGTTGAAAAAAGGGCTTCTGATGTCATTTGCACTTCTGACTGTGATCTTTCCACATCAGCATCTGTCGTTAATGATTGGGAGTCACCTGAGCTGGTTAACATGCTGTCTCTCTTTTCTTCAAAGAAATATCGGAAAATTTCTATTTATCTTCTTGAGGTCCTTGATAAATTCTGGGATGATTGTTATAGTGCTTATGCTAGAATTTGTATTACTTCAGTAGATAGTGAGGACAAGGGTACCATTGAGTCTTCACTTCTTAAGAGTATATGCAAAATGAGGTGGATAGGGTCTAGTATGGATGAGGAGCTTCACTATGCGAAAGATTTGTATTATGATTGTGAAAGTGTACGCTCTCTTTTAGGAAACATGGCACCATATGCTGTTCCAAAG GTGAGTAGCAAATTGTTTTTGAATGACGTTGGACTGAAAACACAAGTATTACCAGATGATGCTTTGATAATTCTCAATTCTTGGAGTATTTCTAAAGGTCCTTTTCGTgcaag TATCTTACAGATGTCGAACCTCTACACCTTTATCTCAAACAGCGTTGCCGTTTCAAAGGTGAATATGAATTTGCAGTTCTTATCAAGTGCTTTCATCTTTGTTCCATTTCTTGGTGCTCCATCCAATGAAGTTGTTTCTGGTGCATTCCTGACTCCGAAAGACGTGTACTGGCATGATCCTACTGGTTGTTTTGATATGGCAAAGAAATATAGCACAGTAGAAAAGACTAGTTGCTTTCTGTCTAAGATGTTGGCAGCAGTGTATCCAAGCCTTCATGAATTTTTTGTAAAAGTTTGCGTTGTGCCTGATGTTCCTCCATTTTGTAGCTATGTTGATATATTACAACAGTTATCAAGTGTTGCATTGCCTTCACAAGCAGCTTATTCA TTTTTTCGCGTGCTAGTTCGATGGGCTGATGACCTAAATTCTGGAATAGCAAAGTCTGAAGATATCTTATATTTGAAAGAGATACTTCAGAAATGGGAAAGCGCAATACTCCCAACTTTGCAGGATAAATGGGTCTCTCTCCACCATTCTTTCGGTCTCATATGCTGGGCTGATGATGAGGAATTGAAGCAGCAATTTAAGAATTCTCATGGTGTGGACTTTTTACAGTTTGGTGAACTTAGTACTGAAGATAAGGAAGTGCTTGCTGGAAAAGTCGCCAAACTAATGGACAGTTTAGGTATCTCAGCTCTTTCGAAG GTCGTATCAAAGGAAGCAATAATTTATGGTATGGAAGACAATAAATCAAAAGTTTGTCTAATAGATTGGGTACTTCCGTATGCTCAGCGCTATATTTTTAAGTCGTATCCAGCTGTATACCTCAACATGAAGCAACTTGGGTTCAACAAACTTAGCCAACTGCAGATTGTCGTCGTTGAGAAGTTATATTACAAACATACTTTGAGAGGGCATGAGAGCTCTTCAAGGAAGCGATTTGAATGCAGCTGTCTTTTGCAG GTGCTTAACAGAACTGCTTATGATCTTGATGTGCCATATTAG